The nucleotide sequence TTGCGTTCGGATCGGTAACGTCAGTCGTCCCGATCTGAATGATCTTCCGCGCGACCATGTCGCAAATCGGATCGTTCCGATCCACCAAGCTGAGCTTGCGCAGGGTGCGTTCAAAGGCCTTTAAGAGGATTTGCTGCTGCTCAGCGGTACCGGCCCCGGCAGTAGGGTCCCAGAAATCCTACTTCCTCTTTTTGGGAACCGGGAACAGGGCATCGAGGCCAACTCGCCGCATCAGTCATCCCAGATGCGTTCGCCGCACTGGCACTGATACAGCCTCACGCTCCGTCCTGTTCTTGGGTCGAGCAACTGGTGAGCAAGGCGCGGGAACGCTGCGCATACCGGACAGCGGGGCCGCGTGTCCTGCGTCTGTTGTTGCTGGGGCAACTCGTCTTCCTTCTCGGTCACTTGCCCTCCCCATGCAGGGCAATAAGGCGCAGCAACTCCGACAGAGCGCACTTGTTCCTACGAGAAGAGAGTGGGTTGCCAGCGGTGATGCAATGACTGGCGACCCCTGCCGACCACTACCAATGGCTCTGGATCATCTCCAGAGGCCGTAACCGGCGTTGAATGAGAGGTATCGCAGTGCGTCCATTCGGAGCAAGACGGGCCTAATATGGGGTCGCAGTCAGGCAGGTTGGACGCTTCTCCGTGGGTGCCCAATTCCCCCTTGGGGCGCATCGCGCTTCGCGATTGATCAAGTTGTGTATCGACCGATCCGGATGCAGGTCCGGCGATACGACATGGAGCTTGAGCGCTTGAAGGCTGCGGGCTGTGACATCGTTAGGCAGAAGAAGGCGTCTGGCCGGAGCCGAGGGCCGAACGACCATCCTCGACTTCATCAGGCCCGGTGACACGTTGGTGGTCGTGAAGCTCGACCGGCTTGGCCGATCCACTCGCGATGCCCTGAACCTCGTCCACGAATTGGATCAGAAGGGAGTATCGCTCCGCATTCTTGAGCCCGAGGTCAGCACAGCGGGGCCGCTTAGGCGCATGGTGGTTACTGTGCTGGGCATGGTCGCTGAGATGGAGTTGGGCTTCATCAAAGAGCGGCAGGCGGCTGGCAAGGCCAAGGCCAACGGTGTTTATAAGGGCAGGCCGATCAGCGTCGATCACCTCCAGATCAAGACGCTACGCTCGCAGGGTCTCGGCGCGACCGCTATCGCCAAACGGTTGGGATGCTCGCGAGGCGCGATCTACAAGGCGCTCACCGCCAGTTAGTAGCGAACGAAATGCCCACGTTTGCGGGCAACGGCTTGAGCGACCTCATAGACCCCTATGCAAACCGCCGACTACAAGCGAGGGCCAATGCTTGAGCGTCTCTAGCGCGAACGTGAGCTTGACGCGCATCACGGGTCCCGATTGGTCTCGAACTTCTATCGCCATGTTGTGGAAAGCAGCGTCAGCGGGCGCAGAACCTGCATCCCGAGCCATATCAGCGAGTGCCTTGCTTGCTTCGACCTGGACAAGCGCAATTGCCGAGCAGCTATTGAGCCGGGTAAACTTGCCTTGTAGGGACAGGACACATGCCAACGTCGGCTCGCGAGTATATTGATTTCTGGATTGAGAACAGCGTTCACGCTGCGGAGCAGTATGGGACACCGGGCGCTTCGCAGGACGTAGGCGTATTGGTCGAACGCCTCGTCGAAGGTGCGAAGGGTCAAGGCATTACGCAGGACGCTATGGAGGAAGAAGTGGGCGACCTAACGGAGTTCATCAGAACCAAGCTGGCGACCGCAAACCAGATTGAACGTGATCGCCGCAAATGAGCTTCGATATCCCTCGAAAATTGCTCCAAACGGAGCCGCTGCCGGATGGCAGGCAAGGCAGTGATTCTGCGGAGGCGCAAAGCACGACGACCACATGCGTTCACCCAGCGAATAAGCTTGGTTACGGCTTGAGAGTGAATGGCTGAAATTGGCAGAGGAAGCGACATCGCGATCCCCATGAGGCTGTTCCCCTTTTCCAGCCTTTCGTTGAGCGTCACCATTGGCAGCGCGAGTTCCCCGTGGCGGGGGCGAGCCACACCTTGGCCAGCCGTAGATTTGTGAATGGCCGATGAACAAAACATGGCGGGCGGTGTTCTTCGATTCATGGATGACCGCAACATAGCGAAACGAATGGAGCAGGCCCTTGTGACAATTGCGCTTAGCATGGCGACAGTCGTTGTCTGCATGGGCCTGCTGGTGTTGTGGTAAAGGGCCAACGAACCGCCAGACACTGGCAGAGCAGTAGTGGCCTATATCCAATGTGCTTGGAACCAGTTCTCTCCTCGGAACTTGCTCCAATCCACCGGACGCCTTGCCGCTGATTGTCGTCCGGTGCAGAATGGCGGCCCTGACCTTGCCCCCGTGGTCGGGGCCGTTTCGGCGCGGATATTGAACGCCGGGAGACGGCGCAGACGCTGCAACCTACTTTTTCTGCCTTTCAAACTTTTCGATTGTCTCAGCGAGACGGGCCAGTTGGTCGTAATGCTTTGCGACTTTGCGGAGCGTGTCTCTGGTCTGATTGTTCACGCAATTCTCCGCTTTGGAGCGGAACTGCTCGGCTCGTTTCCGCCAGTATTGCGGCGGGTACATACGCTCAATTCCCCATTGCCGCCCTCACTGTGCCGAGTTCCCTTTGCGCCTAACATTAGGTCAGCAATACGGCTGCCAGTGATTCGGTTCCTTTTGGGTGTCCTCTAATCGGACCACACCATAGGTGGTCTGATAAATCAGATTGACAATTCAAAACAGACCAATCGCAATCAGACCATTCAAATCGGACTGATGGGGTTCAAGATGTTCGTTAGAGCCTACCTTCGCGCTTCCACGGATGAGCAGGACGCCAGCCGCGCCAAAGACCAACTCAAGGCGTTTGCGGCGGAGCGCGGTCTGTCGATTGCCTGCTGGTATGTCGAGAATGAAAGCGGTGCTTCTCTCTCCCGCCCCGAATTGTTTCGGCTGCTGGCCGATGCCTCACCTGGAGACGTTCTCTTGGTGGAACAGGTTGACCGGCTGTCGCGCCTCACCGCTGCCGACTGGGAACGGCTCAAGGCTGAAATGACTGCTCGGAAGGTGCGTGTCGTTGCCTTGGACTTGCCCACGTCATGGATGATGACCACGGGCAACGGCGATGAGTTCACCGGGCGGCTGTTCGATGCGATCAACAACATGCTCCTCGACATGCTGGCTGCTGTCGCTCGCAAGGACTATGAGGACCGCCGACGCCGTCAAGCCCAAGGACAGGCAAAGGCCAAGGCGGAAGGCAAGTACAAAGGACGCCCTGAGGATACGGAGCGCAATGCACGTATCGCTCACTTGCTGGCGTCCGGGCAGTCATGGAATGAGGTAATGGAGATGGTGGGGTGCAGCCGCACCAGCGTGGCAAGGGCAGCTAAGAGGCTGGCCGATACGAACGCAGCGGGACGGCTGCCATGATGCCCCTCCCATACGGCGATATTGACGGGAATGGCTATCGCCGACGCGGTTCAGGACTTCTGGAGGAGCTACGTCGCTCGCCTGACTCGCGCAGACCTCAACCGAGCTAACTTTGCAGGTCAAAGGCAAGCAGTTGCTTCCGGTCGAGCAGCCGGACCTCCCGTTGCGTGTTGCCAACGAAGTCGAGCGCTCCAGCCCGACGCAATCGCGCCAATGCGCGAGATACCGTTTCGAGCGTCAGACCGAGGTAGTCGGCAATGTCTCGCCGTGACATGGGGAGTGTCATGTTGCCAGCGCCGGCAAGCCGATCATCCATTTCGAGCAGAAACGCAGCAACCCTCTCGATTGCATCTTTTCGGCCCAGAAGAAGCATGTGATTTTCAGCGTGCTGGAGGCTTTTCGTGGTCATGCTGAGCAGGTTGCGGGTCACGACTGCATCGTTCTCGGCCACGGTTTCGAGGCTTTGGCGCTTGATCAGCCGAACCGTGGTTTCGACGACCGCTTCCGCCGTGAAGCGGTGCGTGCTGCCATTTTCCAGACCAAAAAAGTCGCCGACGAGGTGAAAGGCACCAATCTGACGGCGGCCATCCGCCAGAATTTTGTAAGTTTGCACGGCACCTTTCTTGACCTGATAAACGTATTCGGCAGGTTGTTTCTCTCCGTAAATCTCATTGTGTTCCTTGTACGTAAATTCGATTAGGCTGACGAGCGGATTGGTATCGCTGGTCATGCCGATGTCCTGGAGTGAATTAGGCTGGGACGCCTGCCCCTTCGTGATGCGCAGAAACATGAGCCAACCCTTCAACAATTGAACGGTCGAACAATCGTGCGCGGAGTGACAAATTCAGTTTCTACACGGACAGGATGTAAAGAGGCACCGTAAGCACCAGCTGTCCGTAAGGACATTGTACTGAGGGACAATGCGGGCAACAGGCTTTGGCCATGCAGCTTCGCTTCTCAATACGAGCGACGGCCTGCCGGCTCAGCCGCGCGGCTGCTCGCCGAGCGGACACCGCCGCTCACATACCGACTGGATCAATTCACCGGGCATTCAAGGAATTGTCGGCTTGTTGAGCAGTGTTGAGACAGCGGTGACGGCTTGCGTTGGGGCGAATGGCTTCTTGAGCAGAACGCTTTCTGGCACCCTTGTGATCTCCATTCGTGGGCAGCAGCGCCCATCATGCAAACGACGGCAAGCGCGGGAAGCATCTGCCTCGCTCGCTTCGCAAGCTCCCAACCAGTCATGCGGCCGTGCAAATCGATGTCGGTAACGAGCGCTTTGTAGTCGCCACCTCCGTCGAGCAGCGTCAGCCCTTCCTCGGCGCTTGAGACAACCGCTGTTGCAAAGCCACCCTCCTTGAGAGCGTCCTCGATCGTTTCCTGTATTAGGCTTTCGTCTTCCGCGACCAGCACGGTTGGCAATTCCACGACTTCACCAAACCCATTCGACTTGCCAGCCGCGCCAGCCATGGCCGATCGCCAGCCGCGCGGGAACCGGCTCGCCTCGTTCGCTTATCTGTTGATGCGCTTTAAACGTTTCATCGCTGCTACGTGACAACGCACGTTGCGCTTTGTCGAGCTGGATCGGAGCGGGCCAAGCGACGTGGGGCAGTGCGCGCTTGATGTCTGTTATACCCCTGACAGCGGCGCGAGAGCGGACGTTGTGGGAGGTCCGAGTCGGGCCAATTCCGGACGTTGTTGAGAAAGTGCGCCGGCTCGCGAAGAGGTGCGGGCCGGCGCACTTGGGACCTCGGCGATTGTTACTGGGTACGACCCTGGTTGAGGATCCTGTTCAAGGCGCCGCGAACCTGTTCGGGGTCCAAGCCCTCCTTCAGCATCTTCCTCGTCTTGAGGTCGTCCATCATACCCTCCATGACGTTCGCCGGGTTGAAGCTCGGCGGGAACGAGCGAGGCGGGAAGTCCTTAAACGTCGTCACGAACTGGAAGACTTCGTCCATCATCCCGTAAGCACCGCCGACGTGATTAAGCTGCCAATCCCAGAAGGTGTTGGACGTGATGTCCGCACGCTCAAACGGGTCCTGCATCAGGTTGAAGATTTTTTGCAATCGGAGCGTTGTGAAGGGCTCGGCCCACAGACCCATTGTGCCTTGCATGCGCTGCTCGGAGAAAACGTACTTTAGATCGTCCAGCCGCATGGCCACAAGCAAGCCGTCGTCGTCGGAGTAGAAGAACTTGTTGCGGGCGCTTTTCGTCCCGTTATTGTTCGCCGCGCCGCCGCTCACGTTCCGTAAGAATGCGGATTGATCGTAGCCGTCGAGGTGGACCTTGTAGTTCACGCCATTGGCCGTGTAGCCCGCCTTGAGCTTGTTGACGATGTCCGGCTCGCCGGCGATTGAACACAGCGTGGGAATCCAGTCGTTGTGACTCATCAGCTCGTTTGTGACGGTGCCGGGCCGGATTACGCCCGGCCATCGCACTAGACACGGCACGCGGAAGGCGCCCTCCCAGTTGGTGTTCTTCTCGCTGCGGAACCAGGTCATGGCACCGTCCGGCCAGGTGTTCATGTGCGGCCCGTTGTCGCTCGAGTAGACGACGATGGTGTTGCCTGCGACGCCCATGTCATCGAGCGCCTTGAGCAAGCTGCCCACCGTATCGTCATGCTCCTGCATGCCGTCGATGTATTCGCTGTCGCCGTGCTTGTAACGGCCGCGATGTTCGGCGCGCACGTGCGTGCGCAGATGCATGCGAGTGGAGTTGAACCAGACGAAGAACGGCTTGCCCGCCGTCTGCTGCCGCTTCATGAAATCGATGGCCGCGGCCGAGGTCTCGTCGTCGATTGTCTCCATTCGCTTCTTGGTGAGTGCGCCGGTGTCCTCGATGGTCTGCTTGCCGATCTTGCCGAAACGCGGATCGACCGTTGGGTCGTCTACCTCAGTCGCCTTGCACCTTAACACACCGCGCGGGCCGAACTTGGCGCGATAGGCGGGGTCTTTCGGGTAGTCGGGCAGTTCCGGCTCTTCCTCGGCGTTGAGGTGGTAGAGGTTGCCAAAGAACTCATCGAAGCCGTTCACGGTCGGCAGCGACGGGTTGCGATCACCGACGTGGTTCTTGCCGAACTGACCCGTGGCATAGCCGAGGTTCTTGAGCAGACCGCCAATGGAGGGATCCAGTTGACTCATGCCCATCGGTGCGCCGGGGAAGCCTACCTTGCTGAGTCCGGTTCGAATGATGTGCTGGCCGGTAAGGAACGCCGAGCGCCCCGCCGTGCATGACTGCTCGCCGTAGTAGTGCTGGAACTTGATGCCCTCGCGAGCGATGCGGTCGATATTTGGAGTCTCGTAGCCCATCAGGCCATTGGAGTATGCGCTGATGTTGGCGATGCCGATGTCGTCGCCCCAGATCACAAGGATGTTTGGCTTGCGCCCAGAAGGTGCGGGTTGCTGCGCTTGCGCCTGCGCCATCCTGACCGGCGAACTTGCGGCGAGGGCGGATGCCGCCGCCAATGTGGTGCTGCCGAGCAAAATGCTGCGCCGATTGAGGGTGGTCGGCTCGCCTCGGTCCTTTTTCTTTATCGTCATGTTTCTCTTCCTTTTCTCACGACACATCGGAAGCCGACGTGGCTCGTTGACGTATCAACCGGCTCGGCATGGCGTGCAGCCGGGCGGTAGCGGCGGCAATAATTCGGCGCGCACAAGTGCGAGCCGCCTTTGAGCACCTTGCGCGGGATCCTGATTTTCGGTTGGTGAGGGTCGTAGCTCGCCGTCTCTGGCCCGCCGCGCGGATTTTCCGGGATGCAGCACGCCTTCGAAGCGTCGGCTTCGTGCCCGGTCGACCACCAATCGGTGGTCCATTCCCAGACATTGCCGATCATGTCGTGGACGCCATAGCCATTGGGCGGAAATGCCGTCACTGGCGAGGTGCGCTCATAGCCATCGAGGGCAAGATTTTCGTGCGGGAACATGCCTTGCCAGGTGTTCGCCAACGCCCGTCCGCCCGGGGCAAGCTCGTCGCCCCACGCGAACTCGGCCTGCTCCAGTCCGCCGCGGGCAGCAAATTCCCATTCCGCTTCCGTTGGCAATTCCTTGCCGGCCCACGTCGCGTAGGCCTGCGCGTCGCGATAGGCGACGTGGACGACCGGATGATCGTCAAGCCCGCTGATAGAGCTGCGCGGACCGTACGGACGACGCCAATTGGCGCCGAATTTGAAACTCCACCACTGGGCCCAGTCGCGCGTGTCTACCGCATGCTTGGGTGGCGTGAACACCAGTGAGCCGGCCTTGAGCATATGGGACAGCGCGCCCGGGTAATCGTTCGGGTCGGGCGCAATCTCGGCGAAGGTGACGTAAGCGGTGGCATTGACGAACTTGCGGAACTCGCGATTGGTCACTGGCGTGCGATCAATCCAGAAGCCGTCGACGCTGACGCGGTGAACAGGCGCTTCTTCTGGATAATGCTGATCCGAGCCCATGCGGAATGTGCCGCCGGCAATCCAGATCATGTTCGAAAGGACCGGCTCCAGGCCCGCTGCCCCGGGTCGCGTCGTCGCTATCTTACCCCTATTCATCGAACCGTCACCAAGACCGAGCGACGAGTGGTCATCATCACGCATTCCTCAATCATTGCGCAGCGCATGCAGCCGCTCGCCGAGGGTGTGACCCGCGGCGAGGCTTTCATTCCGAAGCTTACCTAGAGTTGCGGGCGCGCGTCTATGCCAATCCGGCAGGTTGCGTGAGGGCAGGAGGTCCGAGCACTCCTGGCAATCCTAAAGTCTGGCCTCTGATGGGTGTCGCTGTCGACTTCCGGGGTGGGTCATTCTCGACTGAGCCAGCCAGTCCTGCCCGCCATCCAATGTCCGTTTTGACCTGAAAGCGACCTAGTTGTGCACGCACGAGAAATGACTGCTGTGCCAAGAGCGGACGTCAAACAATTGCCCCGAAACAAGCGCAAGCCGCCCTGAAGGATGCAAAGGGCACTAAGCTGGTGCTACTCGGCACCGCCGCTGGTCCAGTGCCGGGCCGCTCGCGAGAAATGACTTCACACGTGATGCTGAGCAACGGCACGGCCTATGTGCTCGATTGCGGGATGGGTGTTACCAACCAGTTTGCCCGTACTGGGATTCCCTTTCACGCGCTGAAATCGATCTTCATCACGCACCATCACCCCGATCATAACATTGAATACGGTCCGCTGCTGATCGTCGGCTGGATACAGGGATTGCCGCTCGACGTGCGCGCTTTTGGTCCCTCACCACTGAAGCAAATGACCGAGGATTTCATGCGCGCCTATAAGCAAACCGTCGATTTTTGGGCTGAGGATTTTCGGATAAAGCCGCTGACGTCAGTCAACGTCCAGGAGGTCTCCGCCGCTGGTCCGGTAACCCAGGATGACAACGTCAAGGTGTCGGCCATCCTTGTGGAGCACCCGCCAGTGAAGCCAGCGCTGGGCTATCGCTTCGACTTCACGGACCGCTCGATTGCATTTTCCGGCGATACAGCACCACTCGAAGCCGTGGCGAAAATGGCGAAAGGCGCCGACGTACTGGTTCACGAAACTATGTACGTGCCAGCCGTCGAGACAGCCATAAGGGCACGGATTGCTCAGGGTTGGCCGGTGACGTTCGACGCATTCATGGCGCATATGAAGGCGGACCACACACCCTCTGAAGATGTCGGCCGCATTGCCCAGGACGCAGGTGTCAAAACACTCGTGCTATCGCACCTTACGCCGGCCAGCGACAGCATCGACGATGAGACCTGGCGTGCCCCAGTGGCGAAGTACTTCAAGGGCGAGATCATTGTCGGCAAGGACCTGATAGTGGTGTAACGCGGTGAAGGCAGCATGTCGCCTTCAGGTCAAAATGCGAAGAACTCAGCGTGAGCAAATCTAGTCGGCTATGCCCCACCAAGCTGACTTCAAGTAGGGGCATCGCCACTTCGCTGACAGGCCAAATCCGGACATTATTAGCACGACGGTTAGCGCCGTCGGCGCCGCACTACTCGTTCGGCATGGCTATGCGATTTAGACCCTCTAGCGTCTGCTACAGCCAGCAATTGCACCCCGTTCGCGGCCGTGAGCGCGAGTTTGCGTGTGTCCTTCTTGCTAAGCAGCGAAGATGAAGCGCGTGCCTGTGTAGGAGCGCAGGAGCTTGTTCGGCATCTCGGTCTTCGCCATCTCGTAGAACGGCTCACCAGTGCAGTGCAGTGGAATGACGTAGTTGATGTCGATACCCTTCAGCGTTGTGATCGTGTCGCGCACATAGTCCTCCTTGTAGGGCGCGAGGTGGAAGCCGCCGATCACCGCATGAATCTTGTTGATGCCCGAAGCTGCTTGGGCTTGTTTGATCGCGTTGATTACCCCGCGATGGCTGCAAGAGGTCAATACGATTAACCCGCGGCCTCTTAGATTGAACGCCGTGGCGATCTCGTGCCGGAACTGGTCCGGGATGACATCCTTCGTCCGTTCGTCCTCCGGAAGCTTGTCGGCATAGCATCCAATGCCGTGGTCCAAGCCGATCTTCATGGCACTAGGGGACAGCAGCTTCTCAAAACTCGTCTGGCCGATGTGTCCTGTGGTGAAGCCGTGATCGGCGACCAGTGCCGGTCCTTCCGCATAGGTCACCGCAACATTGGCGTCCTCCAGTTCTTTGCGATCCAAGGCTCCGAAGTCGCCGCGCACCGGCGGAGCCGTCCATTCGCGGGAGCAGAATGCCTCCTCGCCGCCGATGTAAATCGGTAGCTTGGCTTTGAGTTTGCCGTTGTTTTGTTTCAGGAAGCCGGCGAGACCGCCAAAATGATCGTAGTGACCGTGGCTCAAGACAAGGGCATCAAGCGCGGCTGGATCGATGCCTACGAGATTGGCGTTGTTGACCAGCGCGTCCGATGTGAAGCCGAAATCGACCAAGACACGTCGTGTTTCGGCGCCGCGCCGCGACTCGACGTGCATCGACAGGCCGAACTCACTGATCAACGTTTTACCCGGCGGCTTGCCACCGCCGATGCCCCAGCCGAAGTGTTCAATCTCAACATCGGAAACCTTCCGGCTCGGCGCGACAGCAAATTGGTAGCTGTCGACGACCACGCGCACTGCCACACGATCGATCTCCGGAACTTTGCCGGCGACCGATTCTGCGCGTACCGGCTTTCCGCTGCCGATCAGCGTCGCCACGACGACGCCGAATAAGGCAGCACCGCCGCCGCATACCACATCGCGTCGATGAATTGCGTTGCACTGACAAATTAACATGATCAATCCTCCCTTTACGTGACCTTTGCTGCCGCAAGGCATCACGCGGAAAAGCACTCCAGGGCGGAGGCGTTGGGGTGCCGAACACACCAGCGTCTGGCAGCCCGCACACCGAGGATTAGACGCATCCTATCCCGCGCGGGATAGCGTGGCGAGTCACATTGGCCGGTCCGGGTCAGACTCGGAATAACTAGCAATGAGCACAACAAGTCTGCTTTACCCGGCAGGCGGACAACAGCGGTTAACTCAAGGAGGTCCGTCCCGGGCCGCGCCGCTGGACGAGTTCGGATTGGTTCGCGAGCGTCGCCTCCGAACTCCTCAGACCCGCGTCACGCGGATTTTTGCCTGATCAGCGAGCGCCGGTGCGGTGTCTTCAAGGCACGACTGGGCGCAGCAGACGCGCGGGTTGCCAAAACGCCGGTTAATTGCGCCGATACAGACGGTGATCGTCCGGCGCCTCAATGGATTGCTCTCGCTGCCTATCCACTTCGTTCAACAGCCAACCCGAACAGCGGACGCAATCGTGTCCCGAAAATGCTACCGACAAATGCTGCGGCTAACCACAGCCAGCCGTGTAGGCTTCCGGAGGCGATGCCGCTGAAGTAAGCGCCGATATTGCAGCCGTACGCGAGGCGCGCGCCATAGCCGAGCAGTAGACCACCGATAACAGCGGCCAGGAGTGAACGAGCCGGGATACGCCAAGTGGGCGCGAACTTGCCGGCGATGCCCGCCGCCGTGAGCGCGCCCAAGACAATCCCGAAGTCCATCACCGACGTCACATCGCGGAATATGCTCTGATGCAGCGCCGCCGATCGGGCTGGGTTCTGCCAATAACCCCACGAGGCGACGTCGGCTCCCGCCAGCTCGAATATTTTGGAGCCCCATAGCGCAAATGCGGAAGTGACTCCCCAAGGCCTTCCAGCGAGATAGAGAGTCGCGAAGTTGCCCAACGCCAGCGCAACAGCACCTGCGACGAGTGGCCATGGACCGTGTAGGGCGCGTCGCCAACCACGACGCTTTGGGACACCGCCGACCAGCAGCGTGCCGTGCCGGCGCTTTTCGATCACCATGGTAGCGGTCCAGATCCCGCCAAAAGCCGCCAGGCTGATCGCGAGCGCCGGTCCCCAGCCAAGCGTCTCGATGAGCGAAATGGAGCCGATGTTTGGCTGCTCCGACCACCAGGGCAAGTGCATCGCGCCGACGGCGGAGCCAATGATAAAGAAGAAAAGCGTGACGAACATCCGCGTGTTGCCGCCGCCCGCCGAGTAAAGCGTTCCGGATGCGCAACCGCCGCCGAGCTGCATTCCTATACCGAATAGGAAAGCCCCGACGAGCACCGATACCCCGAGAGCACCATATTCGCCATGGACACTCTGTCCGAAGAGCGATCCGTGCGCGAGCGCTGGAAAGAACAGCACGACTGCGACGGCGAGCATAAGCATCTGGGCGCGCAGTCCCGCGCCCCGTCCATCGGCGATGAAGACACGCCACGCCGAGGTAAATCCGAACAGCGCGTGATAGAGAACAAGTCCGAGGAACCCACCCAACACAAACAGTGCCCCCAGACGCCAAGAGTACGCCTCTGCAAGAGCAATAGCGCCCGACGCCAGAGCCGCCAGCCCGACCATCACCACGATCCTGTTGGCAGAATTCGGCTCTAACGTTTGTGAGTGATGGGGTGCAAGCAGCCTTGCGTCGACAGAAAGGTCGGTCATCAGAATTCCGAGATGGGATGAAAGGGTTGCGACTGGAAATGTAGAAATCGTCCTGCTGGCCGCAATCGGGCACGACGAGAAAAGCACCTTCTTCCCTCGAAGTGGCTGCGCACGAAACGTGCGTTCTTTGCCGGCCGCCAAATGTAAAATGGCGAGCGATGGATGGGCGTCTTGATAGGATAATACGAGACAAGCCCCTGAGATCAGTTCCGCTTCCTTCTGCTCGCGCAATGCCGGCTTTGCCGAGCTAAGCGATCAAACCATCAAGTCGGACCACTTCAAAATTGCCCTGCCTCAACAGGAAGGCCCCAGCCGGTCAGCCCCAGGGTGGCGCCTTGCTCTTTGTACTCGCGGAGGGGAACTGGGATACTTGCAGGCGCTGCCAAGCCTGCGGGTCGGCGGATGGATGGTTCTTCGGCGGTCGTTTCATGCCGCCGACGCTCGCTGTTGCCCCACGCGCTGGGCTTCTGTCCGAGCAAGGTCCTGCCACGCCAGAGCAACACGCAACCACTTCAAACGATCGACCGCGCTGGTCGCGGCTGCGGCTTGGCGCATCGCCTCCTCGGCTTCGGTTCGCGGGTCAACACCTTGGCGCATCCCCCATCCTGTAGCCA is from Bradyrhizobium sp. ISRA430 and encodes:
- a CDS encoding recombinase family protein, with product MVVKLDRLGRSTRDALNLVHELDQKGVSLRILEPEVSTAGPLRRMVVTVLGMVAEMELGFIKERQAAGKAKANGVYKGRPISVDHLQIKTLRSQGLGATAIAKRLGCSRGAIYKALTAS
- a CDS encoding recombinase family protein; amino-acid sequence: MFVRAYLRASTDEQDASRAKDQLKAFAAERGLSIACWYVENESGASLSRPELFRLLADASPGDVLLVEQVDRLSRLTAADWERLKAEMTARKVRVVALDLPTSWMMTTGNGDEFTGRLFDAINNMLLDMLAAVARKDYEDRRRRQAQGQAKAKAEGKYKGRPEDTERNARIAHLLASGQSWNEVMEMVGCSRTSVARAAKRLADTNAAGRLP
- a CDS encoding helix-turn-helix domain-containing protein, which codes for MFLRITKGQASQPNSLQDIGMTSDTNPLVSLIEFTYKEHNEIYGEKQPAEYVYQVKKGAVQTYKILADGRRQIGAFHLVGDFFGLENGSTHRFTAEAVVETTVRLIKRQSLETVAENDAVVTRNLLSMTTKSLQHAENHMLLLGRKDAIERVAAFLLEMDDRLAGAGNMTLPMSRRDIADYLGLTLETVSRALARLRRAGALDFVGNTQREVRLLDRKQLLAFDLQS
- a CDS encoding response regulator: MAGAAGKSNGFGEVVELPTVLVAEDESLIQETIEDALKEGGFATAVVSSAEEGLTLLDGGGDYKALVTDIDLHGRMTGWELAKRARQMLPALAVVCMMGAAAHEWRSQGCQKAFCSRSHSPQRKPSPLSQHCSTSRQFLECPVN
- a CDS encoding arylsulfatase, translated to MTIKKKDRGEPTTLNRRSILLGSTTLAAASALAASSPVRMAQAQAQQPAPSGRKPNILVIWGDDIGIANISAYSNGLMGYETPNIDRIAREGIKFQHYYGEQSCTAGRSAFLTGQHIIRTGLSKVGFPGAPMGMSQLDPSIGGLLKNLGYATGQFGKNHVGDRNPSLPTVNGFDEFFGNLYHLNAEEEPELPDYPKDPAYRAKFGPRGVLRCKATEVDDPTVDPRFGKIGKQTIEDTGALTKKRMETIDDETSAAAIDFMKRQQTAGKPFFVWFNSTRMHLRTHVRAEHRGRYKHGDSEYIDGMQEHDDTVGSLLKALDDMGVAGNTIVVYSSDNGPHMNTWPDGAMTWFRSEKNTNWEGAFRVPCLVRWPGVIRPGTVTNELMSHNDWIPTLCSIAGEPDIVNKLKAGYTANGVNYKVHLDGYDQSAFLRNVSGGAANNNGTKSARNKFFYSDDDGLLVAMRLDDLKYVFSEQRMQGTMGLWAEPFTTLRLQKIFNLMQDPFERADITSNTFWDWQLNHVGGAYGMMDEVFQFVTTFKDFPPRSFPPSFNPANVMEGMMDDLKTRKMLKEGLDPEQVRGALNRILNQGRTQ
- a CDS encoding formylglycine-generating enzyme family protein, whose product is MIWIAGGTFRMGSDQHYPEEAPVHRVSVDGFWIDRTPVTNREFRKFVNATAYVTFAEIAPDPNDYPGALSHMLKAGSLVFTPPKHAVDTRDWAQWWSFKFGANWRRPYGPRSSISGLDDHPVVHVAYRDAQAYATWAGKELPTEAEWEFAARGGLEQAEFAWGDELAPGGRALANTWQGMFPHENLALDGYERTSPVTAFPPNGYGVHDMIGNVWEWTTDWWSTGHEADASKACCIPENPRGGPETASYDPHQPKIRIPRKVLKGGSHLCAPNYCRRYRPAARHAEPVDTSTSHVGFRCVVRKGRET
- a CDS encoding MBL fold metallo-hydrolase, producing the protein MLSNGTAYVLDCGMGVTNQFARTGIPFHALKSIFITHHHPDHNIEYGPLLIVGWIQGLPLDVRAFGPSPLKQMTEDFMRAYKQTVDFWAEDFRIKPLTSVNVQEVSAAGPVTQDDNVKVSAILVEHPPVKPALGYRFDFTDRSIAFSGDTAPLEAVAKMAKGADVLVHETMYVPAVETAIRARIAQGWPVTFDAFMAHMKADHTPSEDVGRIAQDAGVKTLVLSHLTPASDSIDDETWRAPVAKYFKGEIIVGKDLIVV
- a CDS encoding MBL fold metallo-hydrolase, with the translated sequence MLICQCNAIHRRDVVCGGGAALFGVVVATLIGSGKPVRAESVAGKVPEIDRVAVRVVVDSYQFAVAPSRKVSDVEIEHFGWGIGGGKPPGKTLISEFGLSMHVESRRGAETRRVLVDFGFTSDALVNNANLVGIDPAALDALVLSHGHYDHFGGLAGFLKQNNGKLKAKLPIYIGGEEAFCSREWTAPPVRGDFGALDRKELEDANVAVTYAEGPALVADHGFTTGHIGQTSFEKLLSPSAMKIGLDHGIGCYADKLPEDERTKDVIPDQFRHEIATAFNLRGRGLIVLTSCSHRGVINAIKQAQAASGINKIHAVIGGFHLAPYKEDYVRDTITTLKGIDINYVIPLHCTGEPFYEMAKTEMPNKLLRSYTGTRFIFAA
- a CDS encoding YeeE/YedE family protein — translated: MTDLSVDARLLAPHHSQTLEPNSANRIVVMVGLAALASGAIALAEAYSWRLGALFVLGGFLGLVLYHALFGFTSAWRVFIADGRGAGLRAQMLMLAVAVVLFFPALAHGSLFGQSVHGEYGALGVSVLVGAFLFGIGMQLGGGCASGTLYSAGGGNTRMFVTLFFFIIGSAVGAMHLPWWSEQPNIGSISLIETLGWGPALAISLAAFGGIWTATMVIEKRRHGTLLVGGVPKRRGWRRALHGPWPLVAGAVALALGNFATLYLAGRPWGVTSAFALWGSKIFELAGADVASWGYWQNPARSAALHQSIFRDVTSVMDFGIVLGALTAAGIAGKFAPTWRIPARSLLAAVIGGLLLGYGARLAYGCNIGAYFSGIASGSLHGWLWLAAAFVGSIFGTRLRPLFGLAVERSG